From one Rhizobium lentis genomic stretch:
- a CDS encoding HPr kinase/phosphorylase produces MTEAVNIHATAIVVGRTGLLFSGPSGWGKSMLAFTCMTEARRLGLFTALVADDQVLLSGEAGTVIATCPPSIAGLIELRGTGIVRQDHVPQAAMHYAVLPGSASGENRVPPEGEMVSLAAGFSLPALRLLTGASSPLAILMAKAPDIGD; encoded by the coding sequence ATGACGGAGGCCGTCAACATCCATGCCACGGCGATCGTCGTCGGCAGGACGGGCCTGCTCTTCAGCGGTCCGTCAGGCTGGGGAAAATCGATGCTGGCTTTTACCTGCATGACCGAGGCGCGCCGTCTCGGGCTGTTCACGGCGCTGGTTGCCGACGATCAGGTGCTTCTGTCGGGAGAGGCCGGCACTGTGATCGCCACCTGCCCGCCGTCGATCGCCGGGCTGATCGAACTTCGCGGCACCGGCATCGTTCGGCAGGATCATGTTCCCCAGGCGGCCATGCATTATGCCGTGCTTCCCGGGAGCGCTTCCGGCGAGAACCGCGTGCCCCCCGAGGGCGAAATGGTCAGCCTTGCCGCCGGTTTTTCCCTTCCCGCATTGCGGTTGCTCACAGGCGCGTCTTCGCCGCTTGCAATCCTGATGGCGAAAGCCCCCGATATCGGCGATTGA